In Neorhizobium galegae, the following proteins share a genomic window:
- a CDS encoding metallophosphoesterase family protein — MRFAAIADIHGNCAALEAVLADIHAQGITDIVNLGDCLSGPLEAGRTADLLLLLDTMATLTVRGNHDRYLIENPADAMPSWEVHAFSQLAPRHLQWLRKLPFSAVYRDEAYLCHATPQSDNVYWLEQVSSEGHVFLKPLEEIEVLADGIEQPLILCGHSHIPRAVQLSDGRLIVNPGSVGCPAYDDDAPHFHKVETGHTMASYAVLEKTSAGWTPQFRNVSYDHLAMSRLAAENGRADWAVALATGRAG; from the coding sequence ATGCGCTTTGCCGCGATCGCTGACATCCACGGAAATTGCGCTGCGCTTGAAGCGGTGCTTGCCGACATTCACGCACAGGGCATTACCGACATCGTCAATCTCGGCGATTGCCTGAGCGGACCGCTTGAAGCCGGGCGCACCGCCGACCTGCTGCTCCTTCTCGATACGATGGCGACGCTGACGGTGCGCGGCAATCACGATCGCTACCTGATCGAGAACCCGGCGGATGCCATGCCTTCCTGGGAAGTGCATGCGTTTTCGCAATTGGCGCCCCGCCACCTGCAATGGCTGCGCAAGCTGCCGTTCAGTGCCGTCTATCGGGACGAGGCCTATCTCTGCCATGCGACGCCGCAGTCGGACAACGTTTACTGGCTGGAGCAGGTGTCGAGCGAAGGCCATGTCTTCCTGAAGCCGCTGGAGGAGATCGAGGTGTTGGCGGACGGCATCGAACAGCCGCTGATCCTCTGCGGCCACAGCCATATTCCGCGGGCGGTGCAACTGTCCGACGGCCGGTTGATCGTCAATCCCGGCAGCGTCGGCTGCCCGGCCTATGACGACGACGCGCCGCATTTCCACAAGGTGGAAACGGGCCACACCATGGCGTCCTACGCGGTCCTGGAAAAGACCTCCGCCGGGTGGACACCGCAATTCCGCAACGTGTCCTACGACCATCTGGCAATGTCGCGGCTGGCCGCAGAAAACGGCCGCGCCGACTGGGCGGTTGCGCTGGCGACGGGCCGAGCGGGGTAG
- a CDS encoding DUF86 domain-containing protein, with protein sequence MSADRLREYLDQMHSAALRACDFVAGMEQERFLADIRTQMAVGMALILIGESAARIMTHHPDFPVDHPEIPWSKMKGMRNFVVHDYYELELPIVLETVKTSLPLLVSQLDSLRNWRAQGE encoded by the coding sequence ATGAGTGCTGACCGCCTGAGGGAATATCTTGACCAGATGCATTCCGCAGCACTTCGGGCCTGCGACTTCGTGGCCGGGATGGAGCAGGAGAGGTTTCTCGCCGACATTCGCACGCAGATGGCGGTCGGCATGGCGTTGATCCTGATCGGCGAGAGTGCCGCGAGGATCATGACGCATCATCCCGACTTCCCCGTCGATCATCCGGAAATTCCGTGGTCGAAAATGAAGGGCATGCGCAATTTCGTCGTCCACGACTATTACGAGCTGGAGCTTCCCATCGTTCTGGAGACGGTGAAAACCTCGCTGCCGTTGCTGGTTTCCCAGCTCGATTCCCTGCGCAACTGGCGTGCCCAGGGCGAATGA
- a CDS encoding type II toxin-antitoxin system HicB family antitoxin, translated as MSNYIGLIHKNAESDYGVSFPDFPGVVTAGATLDEARHMAEEALAFHVEGMVEDGETIPEPSSLESVMTNPDNLDGVAILVTLKTQVAKAVRINITLPEDVLERIDRFAADHGLSRSGFLARAASHEIERITG; from the coding sequence GTGAGCAACTATATCGGCCTGATCCACAAGAACGCGGAGAGCGACTACGGCGTCTCCTTCCCGGATTTTCCGGGTGTCGTAACCGCCGGCGCGACGCTCGACGAGGCGCGCCATATGGCGGAGGAAGCGCTTGCCTTTCACGTCGAAGGCATGGTCGAGGATGGCGAAACGATCCCCGAACCGTCGAGCCTTGAAAGCGTGATGACAAATCCAGACAATCTGGACGGCGTTGCGATCCTCGTGACCCTGAAAACCCAGGTGGCCAAGGCCGTGCGCATCAATATCACGCTGCCGGAAGACGTGCTGGAACGGATCGACCGTTTCGCCGCGGATCATGGCCTGTCGCGATCGGGTTTCCTCGCCCGCGCAGCAAGCCACGAGATCGAACGCATCACCGGCTGA
- a CDS encoding ureidoglycolate lyase yields the protein MTEYLEILPLTKEAFAPFGDVIEADPATMRLINGGTTERYHALAEPVVIGEPERLIFSIFRSKPRQFPYAVTMMERHPFASQSFSPISGQPFLIAVSHDEGGRPGKPQVFLVQPHQGVNYFPNSWHHPLMAIGVVSDFLVVDRDNTSANYEEAFFETPYLIAEPSL from the coding sequence TTGACCGAATACCTGGAAATTCTGCCCCTCACAAAGGAAGCCTTCGCACCCTTCGGCGATGTCATCGAGGCCGATCCGGCGACCATGCGGCTGATCAACGGCGGTACGACCGAACGCTATCACGCGCTTGCCGAGCCTGTGGTGATCGGCGAGCCGGAGCGGCTGATCTTCAGCATCTTCCGCAGCAAGCCGCGGCAATTTCCCTATGCGGTCACCATGATGGAGCGACATCCTTTCGCCAGCCAGAGCTTTTCGCCGATCTCCGGCCAGCCATTCCTGATCGCCGTTTCGCATGACGAGGGCGGACGACCGGGCAAACCGCAGGTCTTCCTCGTCCAGCCGCATCAGGGCGTCAATTATTTCCCCAATTCGTGGCATCATCCGCTGATGGCGATCGGCGTCGTCAGCGATTTCCTGGTCGTCGATCGCGACAACACATCGGCAAATTATGAGGAAGCGTTCTTCGAGACCCCGTATCTCATCGCGGAGCCAAGCCTATGA
- the uraH gene encoding hydroxyisourate hydrolase yields the protein MTGLTTHVLDTASGTPAEGLSIDLYRLNGETREKLKTVVTNSDGRVDGGPILIGETFLSGEYELVFHAGAYLRARGVTLAEPAFLDVIPIRFGISDTTAHYHVPLLLSPYGYSTYRGS from the coding sequence ATGACGGGACTCACCACCCACGTCCTCGACACCGCCAGCGGTACGCCTGCGGAGGGACTTTCGATCGATCTCTACCGGCTGAACGGTGAGACTCGCGAAAAACTCAAGACCGTCGTCACCAACAGCGACGGCCGCGTCGATGGCGGGCCGATCCTGATCGGCGAGACCTTTCTTTCGGGCGAATATGAACTGGTTTTCCACGCCGGCGCCTATCTTCGAGCTCGCGGCGTTACACTTGCCGAGCCGGCCTTTCTCGACGTGATCCCGATCCGTTTCGGAATTTCCGACACGACGGCGCACTATCACGTGCCGCTGCTGCTCTCGCCCTACGGTTATTCCACCTATCGGGGGAGCTGA
- a CDS encoding nucleotidyltransferase family protein codes for MRPSEVLERNREAIREAATRFNAANPRVFGSVARGEDGPDSDIDILVDALPGTTLFDLGGLQDTLETLLQVKVDLVTSGGIRNSMRDRILSEAAPI; via the coding sequence ATGAGACCGTCGGAAGTGCTGGAGAGGAACCGGGAGGCTATCCGCGAAGCGGCAACACGCTTCAATGCGGCGAACCCGCGCGTCTTCGGCTCCGTTGCGCGCGGCGAGGACGGACCGGACAGCGATATCGACATCCTGGTCGATGCGCTCCCCGGCACCACCCTGTTCGATCTCGGCGGACTGCAGGACACGCTTGAGACGCTGCTTCAGGTCAAGGTCGATCTGGTTACGTCCGGGGGCATCCGCAACTCGATGCGCGACCGGATACTGTCGGAAGCGGCACCCATATGA